A window of Primulina huaijiensis isolate GDHJ02 chromosome 9, ASM1229523v2, whole genome shotgun sequence contains these coding sequences:
- the LOC140985235 gene encoding isocitrate dehydrogenase [NAD] regulatory subunit 1, mitochondrial-like isoform X1, with translation MSRRFLPILKHHLSAKFTTHTRSVTYMPRPGDGSPRGVTLIPGDGVGPLVTGAVEQIMEAMHAPVYFEKYDIHGDMKTVPPGEIDSIKKNKVCLKGGLKTPVGGGVNSLNVILRKELDLYASLVHCFNLKGLPTRHDNVDIVVIRENTEGEYSGLEHEVVPGVVESLKSNCKVITKFCSERIAKYAFEYAYLNNRKKVTAVHKANIMKLADGLFLESCREVASAYPSIQYNEMIVDNCSMQLVSKPEQFDVMVTPNLYGNLVANTAAGIAGGTGVMPGGNVGADHAVFEQGASAGNVGNEKLAEQKKANPVALLLSSAMLLRHLQFPSFADRLETAVKRVISEGKFRTKDLGGASTTQEVVDAVIANLD, from the exons ATGTCCCGGCGATTCCTCCCCATTCTAAAGCACCACCTTTCCGCTAAATTCACGACCCACACCCGATCCGTTACATATATGCCCCGACCCGGTGATGGGTCGCCACGCGGCGTCACACTCATTCCCGGTGACGGCGTTGGGCCCCTCGTCACCGGCGCAGTGGAGCAGATTATGGAGGCCATGCACGCCCCCGTCTACTTTGAGAAATATGACATACACGGGGACATGAAGACCGTCCCTCCCGGGGAGATCGATTCCATCAAGAAGAACAAGGTGTGTCTCAAGGGAGGGTTGAAAACTCCTGTTGGCGGAGGTGTTAATTCTCTCAATGTCATCTTGAGGAAGGAACTCGATCTCTACGCTTCACTTGTCCACTGCTTTAATCTCAAGGGATTGCCTACGCGTCATGATAATGTAGACATTGTCGTGATCCGGGAGAATACGGAGGGAGAGTACTCTGGCCTCGAGCATGAGGTTGTTCCTGGAGTTGTAGAAAGCCTTAAG TCAAATTGCAAGGTGATTACAAAGTTCTGCTCAGAACGAATAGCAAAATACGCATTTGAGTATGCCTATCTCAACAACAGGAAGAAAGTGACTGCTGTGCATAAAGCAAACATAATGAAACTTGCGGATGGTCTTTTTTTAGAATCCTGCCGTGAAGTTGCTAGCGCTTACCCTAGTATACAATACAATGAGATGATAGTGGATAATTGCTCAATGCAGCTTGTTTCCAAACCAGAGCAATTTGATGTCATG GTGACTCCTAATCTGTATGGGAATCTTGTTGCAAATACGGCTGCCGGTATAGCTGGGGGGACTGGTGTCATGCCTGGCG GGAATGTGGGGGCTGATCACGCGGTCTTTGAGCAAGGTGCTTCTGCAGGAAATGTGGGAAATGAGAAATTAGCAGAGCAAAAGAAGGCAAATCCAGTGGCTCTGCTTCTTTCATCAGCTATGTTGCTGAGACACCTCCAGTTTCCTTCATTTGCTGATCGGTTGGAGACTGCGGTGAAGCGTGTGATATCTGAAGGTAAGTTCCGGACAAAAGATCTTGGCGGAGCCAGTACGACCCAAGAAGTTGTGGATGCTGTCATTGCAAATCTGGACTGA
- the LOC140984675 gene encoding U-box domain-containing protein 15-like yields the protein MEFEGSGIEDKKSGVLGCSMGEGNLVKQMVQMVENVGSYGGFRKTQRKECLNLVRRLRLLIPLLEELESDEALCYLNSLNQSLLAAKKLLKTCISGSKIFLAMESEAVSSRFQAVYDKINHALNDMPYEKLGISEEVREQVELMHMQLKRAKRRAETQDIELAMDLMIVFSGNDDRNVDGAVIERLAKKLELHTVEDLKAETTAVRKLVKAKGSLNSENIQQVVDLLQKFKQTIEIDENNCVLDGPLSMRRLEKCKSLMIPHEFLCPISLEIMADPVIIATGQTYERESIRKWLSSGHRTCPKTGQKLNYLTLAPNLALRNLILQWCEKNSYDLPKKEVCDEPDIASSPLAEEISSLVQKLYLPPTNVQRDAIFRIRILSKESPDSRILFANCGGIPPLISLLSSLSYADDSETQQQIVTALLNLSLDESNKRLIARGGAIPAIVRVLVCGTQEAKENSAAALFSLSVLDENKVIVGCSNGIPPLVDLLRSGTNRGKKDAATALFSLVLDQSNRTRAIEAGIIPPLLHILEDKRLDMVDESLSILLLIASHQEGLNEIGKLPFIRTLVELVRYGTPKNKECAAAVILELGSNSSSCLLAALQYGVYEHLIEMTRCGTNRARRKAHSLLHLISKNEHIPFVPIPKSKLIV from the exons ATGGAATTCGAAGGGAGTGGGATTGAAGATAAGAAGAGCGGAGTATTGGGTTGCTCGATGGGGGAGGGGAATCTGGTGAAGCAAATGGTACAGATGGTTGAGAATGTTGGATCGTATGGGGGGTTCAGAAAAACACAGAGGAAGGAGTGTTTAAACTTGGTGAGGAGGCTGAGGCTTCTGATCCCTCTTTTGGAAGAGCTCGAATCTGATGAGGCATTATGTTATTTGAATAGTTTGAATCAATCATTGTTGGCTGCTAAGAAATTGCTCAAGACTTGTATCTCTGGAAGCAAGATTTTTCTT GCCATGGAGAGTGAGGCAGTCTCGAGCAGATTTCAAGCTGTTTACGATAAGATAAACCATGCACTGAATGATATGCCTTATGAGAAGCTTGGGATCTCCGAAGAAGTCAGAGAACAA GTTGAGCTGATGCATATGCAACTGAAACGAGCCAAAAGAAGGGCAGAAACTCAAGATATTGAACTTGCAATGGACTTGATGATTGTATTTTCAGGGAACGACGACCGGAATGTAGATGGCGCAGTAATAGAGAGGCTAGCCAAGAAGTTGGAGTTGCATACCGTAGAAGATCTCAAGGCAGAAACCACGGCTGTGAGAAAACTTGTTAAGGCCAAAGGGTCACTTAATTCAGAGAACATCCAACAGGTTGTGGATTTGCTTCAAAAATTTAAGCAAACAATTGAAATTGATGAAAATAATTGTGTTCTTGATGGACCTCTGTCGATGAGACGCTTAGAGAAGTGCAAATCTTTGATGATCCCTCATGAATTCCTCTGCCCAATCAGTCTCGAGATTATGGCAGATCCAGTGATCATTGCAACTGGCCAG ACTTATGAGCGGGAAAGCATACGGAAGTGGTTGAGTTCAGGTCACAGGACATGCCCAAAAACGGGCCAAAAGTTGAATTACTTGACACTGGCTCCAAATTTGGCCCTCCGCAATCTTATCCTCCAATGGTGCGAAAAGAACAGCTACGACCTCCCCAAGAAGGAGGTATGCGATGAACCCGACATTGCGTCTTCACCACTTGCCGAGGAAATCTCTTCATTAGTCCAAAAACTGTATTTGCCGCCCACTAACGTGCAGAGGGACGCTATTTTCAGGATTCGCATCCTATCCAAGGAGAGTCCCGACAGTAGAATTTTGTTCGCAAACTGTGGAGGCATCCCCCCCTTGATCTCTCTCCTATCATCGTTATCATACGCAGATGATTCCGAGACCCAACAACAAATTGTTACTGCTCTATTGAACTTGTCGCTTGATGAGTCAAACAAGAGACTCATAGCTAGAGGAGGAGCCATTCCTGCTATAGTTAGAGTTCTGGTGTGTGGAACACAAGAGGCTAAAGAAAATTCCGCCGCAGCATTGTTCAGTTTATCTGTTCTTGATGAGAACAAAGTTATTGTGGGATGCTCTAATGGGATTCCACCTCTTGTGGATCTCTTGAGAAGTGGGACTAACAGAGGGAAAAAGGATGCAGCCACCGCACTTTTTAGCCTGGTACTCGACCAATCTAACCGAACAAGAGCCATAGAGGCGGGTATAATACCACCATTGCTTCATATACTTGAAGATAAGAGATTGGACATGGTTGACGAATCACTCTCCATTTTGTTGCTCATCGCATCTCATCAGGAAGGACTGAACGAGATTGGTAAACTACCGTTTATCCGAACTCTGGTCGAATTAGTCAGATATGGGACGCCTAAGAACAAAGAATGTGCTGCAGCTGTTATACTAGAGCTGGGTTCGAATAGTTCGTCGTGTTTACTAGCAGCATTGCAGTATGGGGTGTACGAGCATTTGATAGAGATGACTAGATGTGGCACGAACCGAGCTCGAAGAAAAGCGCATTCTCTGTTGCACCTGATAAGCAAGAATGAGCACATACCCTTTGTTCCaataccaaaatcaaaacttaTTGTATGA
- the LOC140984701 gene encoding glycerol-3-phosphate acyltransferase 9-like, which produces MRWWWCSSRVKERGAVLISTYVIIKIIDYALKIGKMSKLRASASELDLDRPNIEDYLPSGSIQEPHRKLRLRDLLDISPTLSEAAGAIVDDSFTRCFKSNPPEPWNWNIYLFPLWCLGVVVRYGLLFPVRVIVLAVGWIVFLSCYFPVHFLLKGHDKLRKKLERGLVELICSFFVASWTGVVKYHGPRPSIRPKQVFVANHTSMIDFIVLEQMTAFAVIMQKHPGWVGLLQSTILESLGCIWFNRSESKDREIVARKLREHVNGTDSNPLLIFPEGTCVNNHYTVMFKKGAFELGCTVCPVAIKYNKIFVDAFWNSRKQSFTTHLLQLMTSWAVVCDVWYLEPQNLKPGETPIEFAERVRDIISLRAGLKKVPWDGYLKYSLPSPKHRERKQQSFAESLLHRLEDI; this is translated from the exons atgaggtggtggtggtgcagCAGCAGAGTGAAGGAGAGGGGAGCAGTGCTCATCTCTACGTATGTTATTATCAAAATCATTGATTATGCTCTGAAGATTGGGAAAATGAGCAAGCTACGAGCATCGGCTTCCGAATTGGATTTGGATCGCCCCAATATCGAAGATTACCTTCCATCTGGATCCATTCAAGAGCCCCACAGGAAACTACGACT GCGTGATTTGTTGGATATTTCGCCGACATTGTCTGAGGCAGCGGGTGCGATTGTTGAT GATTCTTTCACAAGATGCTTCAAGTCAAATCCACCAGAGCCTTGGAATTGGAACATATATTTGTTTCCTTTGTGGTGTTTGGGAGTTGTAGTCAGATATGGGTTGCTTTTCCCAGTAAG GGTTATCGTATTGGCAGTTGGATGGATAGTATTTCTATCATGCTATTTTCCTGTCCATTTCCTGTTGAAAGGGCATGACAAGCTAAGGAAAAAGTTAGAG AGAGGTCTAGTGGAGCTCATTTGCAGCTTTTTTGTTGCATCATGGACTGGGGTTGTCAAGTATCACGGTCCTCGCCCCAGTATTCGGCCTAAGCAG GTGTTTGTGGCAAACCATACGTCAATGATTGATTTCATCGTTTTGGAACAAATGACCGCATTTGCAGTGATAATGCAGAAGCATCCTGGCTGGGTTG GATTGTTGCAGAGCACTATTTTGGAAAGTTTAGGATGCATCTGGTTCAACCGCTCTGAGTCCAAGGATCGTGAAATTGTGGCAAGAAA GTTAAGAGAACATGTCAATGGGACTGACAGCAATCCTCTTCTCATATTCCCTGAAGGAACTTGTGTGAATAACCACTATACTGTGATGTTTAAGAAG GGTGCATTTGAACTAGGCTGCACTGTCTGTCCAGTCGCAATCAAGTATAACAAGATTTTTGTTGATGCCTTCTGGAACAGCCGAAA GCAATCATTCACAACACACTTGCTGCAGCTTATGACATCATGGGCAGTTGTTTGTGATGTATGGTACCTGGAGCCTCAAAATCTGAAACCAGGGGAAACACCTATTGAATTTGCTGAGAG GGTGAGGGACATCATTTCTCTTCGAGCAGGTCTTAAAAAGGTGCCATGGGATGGATATTTGAAATACTCTCTCCCCAGCCCCAAGCATCGAGAGCGCAA GCAGCAGAGCTTTGCGGAATCACTATTACATCGGCTTGAAGATATATAG
- the LOC140985235 gene encoding isocitrate dehydrogenase [NAD] regulatory subunit 1, mitochondrial-like isoform X3, with translation MSRRFLPILKHHLSAKFTTHTRSVTYMPRPGDGSPRGVTLIPGDGVGPLVTGAVEQIMEAMHAPVYFEKYDIHGDMKTVPPGEIDSIKKNKVCLKGGLKTPVGGGVNSLNVILRKELDLYASLVHCFNLKGLPTRHDNVDIVVIRENTEGEYSGLEHEVVPGVVESLKFCSERIAKYAFEYAYLNNRKKVTAVHKANIMKLADGLFLESCREVASAYPSIQYNEMIVDNCSMQLVSKPEQFDVMVTPNLYGNLVANTAAGIAGGTGVMPGGNVGADHAVFEQGASAGNVGNEKLAEQKKANPVALLLSSAMLLRHLQFPSFADRLETAVKRVISEGKFRTKDLGGASTTQEVVDAVIANLD, from the exons ATGTCCCGGCGATTCCTCCCCATTCTAAAGCACCACCTTTCCGCTAAATTCACGACCCACACCCGATCCGTTACATATATGCCCCGACCCGGTGATGGGTCGCCACGCGGCGTCACACTCATTCCCGGTGACGGCGTTGGGCCCCTCGTCACCGGCGCAGTGGAGCAGATTATGGAGGCCATGCACGCCCCCGTCTACTTTGAGAAATATGACATACACGGGGACATGAAGACCGTCCCTCCCGGGGAGATCGATTCCATCAAGAAGAACAAGGTGTGTCTCAAGGGAGGGTTGAAAACTCCTGTTGGCGGAGGTGTTAATTCTCTCAATGTCATCTTGAGGAAGGAACTCGATCTCTACGCTTCACTTGTCCACTGCTTTAATCTCAAGGGATTGCCTACGCGTCATGATAATGTAGACATTGTCGTGATCCGGGAGAATACGGAGGGAGAGTACTCTGGCCTCGAGCATGAGGTTGTTCCTGGAGTTGTAGAAAGCCTTAAG TTCTGCTCAGAACGAATAGCAAAATACGCATTTGAGTATGCCTATCTCAACAACAGGAAGAAAGTGACTGCTGTGCATAAAGCAAACATAATGAAACTTGCGGATGGTCTTTTTTTAGAATCCTGCCGTGAAGTTGCTAGCGCTTACCCTAGTATACAATACAATGAGATGATAGTGGATAATTGCTCAATGCAGCTTGTTTCCAAACCAGAGCAATTTGATGTCATG GTGACTCCTAATCTGTATGGGAATCTTGTTGCAAATACGGCTGCCGGTATAGCTGGGGGGACTGGTGTCATGCCTGGCG GGAATGTGGGGGCTGATCACGCGGTCTTTGAGCAAGGTGCTTCTGCAGGAAATGTGGGAAATGAGAAATTAGCAGAGCAAAAGAAGGCAAATCCAGTGGCTCTGCTTCTTTCATCAGCTATGTTGCTGAGACACCTCCAGTTTCCTTCATTTGCTGATCGGTTGGAGACTGCGGTGAAGCGTGTGATATCTGAAGGTAAGTTCCGGACAAAAGATCTTGGCGGAGCCAGTACGACCCAAGAAGTTGTGGATGCTGTCATTGCAAATCTGGACTGA
- the LOC140985235 gene encoding isocitrate dehydrogenase [NAD] regulatory subunit 1, mitochondrial-like isoform X2, translated as MSRRFLPILKHHLSAKFTTHTRSVTYMPRPGDGSPRGVTLIPGDGVGPLVTGAVEQIMEAMHAPVYFEKYDIHGDMKTVPPGEIDSIKKNKVCLKGGLKTPVGGGVNSLNVILRKELDLYASLVHCFNLKGLPTRHDNVDIVVIRENTEGEYSGLEHEVVPGVVESLKVITKFCSERIAKYAFEYAYLNNRKKVTAVHKANIMKLADGLFLESCREVASAYPSIQYNEMIVDNCSMQLVSKPEQFDVMVTPNLYGNLVANTAAGIAGGTGVMPGGNVGADHAVFEQGASAGNVGNEKLAEQKKANPVALLLSSAMLLRHLQFPSFADRLETAVKRVISEGKFRTKDLGGASTTQEVVDAVIANLD; from the exons ATGTCCCGGCGATTCCTCCCCATTCTAAAGCACCACCTTTCCGCTAAATTCACGACCCACACCCGATCCGTTACATATATGCCCCGACCCGGTGATGGGTCGCCACGCGGCGTCACACTCATTCCCGGTGACGGCGTTGGGCCCCTCGTCACCGGCGCAGTGGAGCAGATTATGGAGGCCATGCACGCCCCCGTCTACTTTGAGAAATATGACATACACGGGGACATGAAGACCGTCCCTCCCGGGGAGATCGATTCCATCAAGAAGAACAAGGTGTGTCTCAAGGGAGGGTTGAAAACTCCTGTTGGCGGAGGTGTTAATTCTCTCAATGTCATCTTGAGGAAGGAACTCGATCTCTACGCTTCACTTGTCCACTGCTTTAATCTCAAGGGATTGCCTACGCGTCATGATAATGTAGACATTGTCGTGATCCGGGAGAATACGGAGGGAGAGTACTCTGGCCTCGAGCATGAGGTTGTTCCTGGAGTTGTAGAAAGCCTTAAG GTGATTACAAAGTTCTGCTCAGAACGAATAGCAAAATACGCATTTGAGTATGCCTATCTCAACAACAGGAAGAAAGTGACTGCTGTGCATAAAGCAAACATAATGAAACTTGCGGATGGTCTTTTTTTAGAATCCTGCCGTGAAGTTGCTAGCGCTTACCCTAGTATACAATACAATGAGATGATAGTGGATAATTGCTCAATGCAGCTTGTTTCCAAACCAGAGCAATTTGATGTCATG GTGACTCCTAATCTGTATGGGAATCTTGTTGCAAATACGGCTGCCGGTATAGCTGGGGGGACTGGTGTCATGCCTGGCG GGAATGTGGGGGCTGATCACGCGGTCTTTGAGCAAGGTGCTTCTGCAGGAAATGTGGGAAATGAGAAATTAGCAGAGCAAAAGAAGGCAAATCCAGTGGCTCTGCTTCTTTCATCAGCTATGTTGCTGAGACACCTCCAGTTTCCTTCATTTGCTGATCGGTTGGAGACTGCGGTGAAGCGTGTGATATCTGAAGGTAAGTTCCGGACAAAAGATCTTGGCGGAGCCAGTACGACCCAAGAAGTTGTGGATGCTGTCATTGCAAATCTGGACTGA